One genomic segment of Desulforamulus reducens MI-1 includes these proteins:
- a CDS encoding 4Fe-4S dicluster domain-containing protein — MSKGVLVDLTKCVGCGSCTVACKLWNDNKWDDKNPTMGPSAKLTDKNWTVVQFKEVKDKKGEPVWRFVKQQCFHCKEPACASACFAKAFQKTKEGPVIYYPHLCVGCRYCMVACPFNVPKYQWEKAFPLVTKCMMCNTKVEKGEAPACVSVCPAGVFKFGDREELLKEAKSIIAKDSKYVKHIFGENEVGGTEWLYISDVPFDQLGFKTNVTKRSLPSYTEAYMHATPFVGITWGVILTGLYHYTKRRNQISKDNNKNIKA; from the coding sequence ATGTCAAAAGGCGTACTGGTTGACCTGACTAAATGTGTAGGCTGCGGTAGTTGTACCGTTGCCTGTAAGTTATGGAACGACAACAAATGGGATGATAAAAACCCCACTATGGGACCAAGTGCTAAACTAACTGATAAAAACTGGACCGTGGTTCAATTTAAAGAAGTCAAGGACAAAAAGGGTGAACCTGTCTGGCGTTTTGTTAAACAACAGTGTTTCCACTGTAAAGAACCTGCCTGTGCATCAGCTTGCTTTGCCAAGGCATTTCAGAAGACCAAAGAAGGGCCGGTAATCTATTACCCCCACCTTTGTGTTGGTTGCCGTTACTGCATGGTGGCATGTCCTTTCAATGTTCCTAAATATCAATGGGAAAAAGCCTTCCCGCTGGTTACCAAATGCATGATGTGCAATACCAAGGTTGAAAAGGGCGAAGCCCCTGCCTGTGTATCGGTTTGTCCTGCCGGTGTTTTCAAGTTTGGGGATCGGGAAGAACTTTTAAAAGAAGCAAAATCCATCATTGCCAAGGATTCAAAGTATGTTAAGCATATCTTCGGTGAAAATGAAGTGGGTGGTACCGAGTGGCTTTACATTTCCGATGTACCCTTTGATCAGCTAGGGTTTAAAACCAACGTTACCAAACGTTCCCTACCCAGCTATACCGAAGCTTACATGCATGCAACTCCCTTTGTTGGTATTACCTGGGGCGTCATTCTAACCGGTTTATACCATTACACAAAGCGTCGCAACCAAATTTCAAAAGACAATAACAAAAATATTAAGGCCTAA
- the spoIIR gene encoding stage II sporulation protein R produces the protein MKCSRKFIYAICILIGLIVSSFWSYRIYVQHEFASELIRFHVIANSDSFQDQSLKLHVRDVVVEEMKNKFRNTNSREEAEKIVLNSMDEIKALAHKQIQREGKDYPVKVMMGDFYFPTKSYGSLTLPAGDYHAVRVIIGEGQGKNWWCVLFPPLCFVDSVEDLEENETARGLKVFEKDKVEFRLKCVDVLKMFS, from the coding sequence ATGAAGTGTTCTAGAAAATTTATTTATGCAATTTGTATTTTAATAGGGCTAATTGTTTCTTCCTTTTGGTCTTACCGTATTTATGTACAACATGAATTTGCCAGTGAATTAATTCGGTTTCATGTAATTGCCAATAGCGACAGTTTTCAAGATCAGAGCCTTAAGCTGCATGTAAGGGACGTTGTTGTGGAAGAAATGAAAAATAAATTTAGAAATACCAATAGCCGGGAAGAAGCTGAAAAAATTGTTCTGAACAGTATGGATGAAATCAAGGCACTTGCTCATAAACAGATTCAACGAGAGGGTAAGGACTACCCGGTAAAGGTTATGATGGGTGATTTTTATTTTCCCACCAAAAGTTATGGCAGTTTGACCTTACCGGCCGGTGACTACCATGCAGTTCGGGTTATTATCGGGGAAGGACAGGGTAAAAACTGGTGGTGCGTGCTTTTCCCCCCCTTGTGTTTTGTGGACAGTGTAGAGGACTTGGAGGAGAATGAAACTGCTAGGGGACTGAAAGTATTTGAAAAAGATAAAGTGGAGTTCCGACTTAAATGTGTAGATGTTTTAAAAATGTTTAGTTAG
- the nrfD gene encoding NrfD/PsrC family molybdoenzyme membrane anchor subunit encodes MASHAQAQKWSFKMTPTRVLLMLLSAVAVGVIVFRLVTGLGMVTNLSDEWPWGLWIGFDVLCGVALAGGGYGTALIVHVLHKEYFHPIARSAMLTSLIGYLLVMAGLFLDIGQWFNFWRPFVSWGHSSVLFEVFWCVSCYTTVQILEFGEIATERIGTQFHSIFKKALPVLMIIGIIFPTLHQSSLGGLYLLMVDKLYPLWWSPIIFFFFLLSSFFVGPAMICVETTLAGKAYDHWVPIPVLQKLIRISGFVMIFYLLLKIYDLVSRGVFGLMFSGTFEANMFLIEMIFGIIVPIIICFSGFSATRKGLFTFGLLVSCGVVLNRMNVVVIGMIRSTGVSYVPSIWEFIVSAGLVAMGVLAYCFIVENFKILEHDDHHGQAA; translated from the coding sequence ATGGCGTCTCACGCCCAAGCCCAAAAGTGGAGTTTTAAAATGACTCCCACACGCGTATTATTAATGCTGTTATCGGCTGTCGCCGTAGGCGTAATCGTCTTCCGTCTGGTAACCGGCCTTGGCATGGTTACAAATCTGAGCGATGAATGGCCCTGGGGTCTTTGGATCGGTTTCGACGTCCTTTGCGGTGTTGCATTGGCCGGTGGTGGTTATGGTACTGCACTTATCGTACACGTTCTGCATAAGGAATATTTCCACCCCATCGCCCGTAGTGCTATGTTAACATCCTTAATTGGTTACCTGTTGGTAATGGCTGGTCTGTTCCTTGATATCGGCCAGTGGTTTAACTTCTGGCGTCCATTCGTATCCTGGGGTCACTCCTCGGTACTGTTTGAAGTTTTCTGGTGTGTTTCCTGTTACACCACTGTACAAATTCTGGAATTTGGTGAAATTGCCACCGAACGGATCGGTACTCAATTCCATAGTATTTTCAAAAAGGCTCTGCCTGTATTGATGATTATTGGTATTATTTTCCCCACCCTGCACCAGTCTTCTCTGGGTGGTCTGTACCTGCTGATGGTTGATAAGCTATATCCCCTGTGGTGGTCTCCTATTATCTTCTTCTTTTTCTTGCTGTCCTCTTTCTTTGTAGGACCTGCAATGATCTGTGTGGAAACTACTCTGGCCGGAAAGGCTTATGATCACTGGGTACCTATTCCGGTTTTACAGAAGCTAATCCGTATTTCTGGCTTTGTTATGATTTTTTATCTGTTATTAAAAATCTATGATTTAGTAAGTCGTGGCGTATTTGGACTGATGTTCTCCGGAACCTTTGAAGCCAACATGTTCTTAATCGAAATGATTTTCGGTATAATTGTGCCCATCATTATTTGCTTCAGCGGCTTTAGCGCAACCCGTAAGGGTCTATTTACCTTCGGTTTACTGGTAAGCTGTGGTGTTGTTCTAAACCGTATGAACGTTGTTGTGATTGGTATGATTCGCTCAACCGGTGTATCCTATGTTCCTTCTATCTGGGAGTTCATTGTTAGTGCCGGTTTGGTTGCAATGGGTGTGCTGGCATACTGCTTTATCGTAGAAAACTTCAAAATTCTAGAACACGATGATCATCACGGTCAAGCTGCCTAA
- a CDS encoding bile acid:sodium symporter family protein, giving the protein MLNYFSLWNIWLSRRMFFVVLSALLFGFTFSLPTSKFGNWLATLLFAYMTFVTALDSSLKDFIHILAKPWINIWMLLLIHGIMPLLAFCIGILFYPDNAFIRLGFLIGATIPIGVTSIIWTSLAGGDVALSMVAVTLDTLISPVLLPLFITLVAGRTVNIDVVHLLVGLLGMITVPSLLGMVVNDLTHGSLRNYSKSIGGFTSKIALFLVVYINASVIAPEIHWNHTVIKLLLVIFILSISGYSLGYIGSYVLKGHQRERMVSIIYGVGMRNNSLGMVLALTYFPVSVALPITLAMLFQQPLAAFVSYLLKRFDSHELQTSKSCSFF; this is encoded by the coding sequence ATGTTAAATTACTTTAGTCTCTGGAACATTTGGCTCAGTCGCCGTATGTTTTTCGTAGTATTGTCTGCGTTATTATTTGGTTTTACCTTTTCTTTACCTACATCAAAATTTGGGAATTGGCTGGCAACACTCTTATTTGCTTATATGACATTTGTTACTGCCCTGGATTCTAGTCTAAAGGATTTTATCCATATTCTAGCCAAACCATGGATAAATATATGGATGTTGCTGTTAATTCACGGAATTATGCCCTTGTTAGCTTTTTGTATTGGGATTTTGTTTTACCCTGACAATGCGTTCATACGGTTAGGATTTTTGATCGGTGCCACTATCCCTATAGGCGTCACCTCTATTATTTGGACTTCGTTAGCGGGTGGAGATGTTGCTTTATCAATGGTGGCAGTAACTCTAGATACACTAATTAGTCCTGTTTTACTGCCACTTTTTATTACGCTGGTTGCAGGAAGGACAGTAAATATTGATGTTGTTCACCTTCTGGTAGGTCTTTTGGGGATGATTACTGTCCCCAGTCTGCTAGGAATGGTAGTTAATGATCTAACCCACGGTAGTTTACGTAATTATTCGAAATCCATTGGAGGCTTCACTTCAAAAATAGCCCTTTTTCTGGTTGTATACATTAATGCCAGCGTCATAGCACCAGAAATTCACTGGAACCATACTGTAATTAAATTGTTATTGGTTATTTTTATTTTATCTATTAGTGGCTATTCCCTGGGTTATATAGGTTCCTATGTCTTAAAGGGTCACCAGCGCGAGAGAATGGTGTCAATAATTTACGGAGTTGGTATGCGTAACAATAGTCTAGGAATGGTTCTGGCATTAACATACTTTCCCGTCTCCGTTGCTTTGCCAATTACCTTGGCTATGCTCTTCCAGCAACCCTTAGCTGCATTTGTGTCCTATTTATTGAAACGTTTCGACAGCCATGAATTGCAGACCTCAAAATCATGCTCTTTCTTTTAA
- a CDS encoding MgtC/SapB family protein, whose protein sequence is MDWEIYLRIVASLLAGIFIGFERTLYNKPAGIRTFSLVCVGSTLITLVSAYGAENLGYVTGARDPFRIAAQIVSGIGFLGAGVIWNSKKGGMKHGVTTAAELWVTSAVGMALGVGMYDLALLVVVCIFIAIFAGRKLGNYVEKIEKKKCNAEDEIDLE, encoded by the coding sequence ATGGATTGGGAAATTTATTTAAGAATTGTTGCTTCTCTGTTAGCAGGTATTTTTATTGGTTTTGAAAGAACTTTGTATAATAAACCTGCAGGAATTAGAACCTTCTCACTGGTTTGTGTAGGTTCTACCTTGATTACCTTGGTTTCTGCCTACGGGGCAGAAAATTTAGGTTATGTGACGGGAGCAAGGGACCCTTTCCGCATTGCTGCCCAAATTGTAAGTGGTATTGGTTTTTTAGGTGCCGGTGTCATATGGAACAGCAAAAAAGGCGGGATGAAACATGGGGTTACAACAGCGGCTGAGCTTTGGGTTACCTCTGCGGTGGGGATGGCTCTGGGGGTTGGTATGTACGATCTAGCCCTACTGGTGGTAGTATGTATCTTTATAGCTATCTTTGCCGGTAGAAAACTAGGTAATTATGTAGAAAAAATTGAAAAAAAGAAATGCAATGCGGAAGATGAAATTGACTTAGAATAA
- a CDS encoding CBS domain-containing protein, whose protein sequence is MAQKLKEIMTQNIATVSPQQSIQEATQLMSQHNVGSIPVVENGNCVGIVTDRDIALRAVSQGQNPSSTTVQSVMTSGVVTGSPEMDVHEAANLMAERQVRRLPVVENGSITGMVALGDLATQNIYQNEASQALTEISQPASPVSI, encoded by the coding sequence ATGGCTCAAAAACTAAAAGAAATTATGACTCAAAATATTGCTACCGTCAGCCCCCAACAATCCATACAAGAGGCGACCCAACTGATGAGTCAGCACAATGTTGGTTCAATTCCTGTGGTGGAAAATGGAAACTGTGTAGGTATAGTAACAGACCGTGATATTGCCTTACGGGCAGTATCCCAGGGTCAAAATCCTTCTTCCACCACAGTTCAAAGTGTCATGACTTCAGGCGTGGTAACCGGCAGCCCAGAGATGGATGTTCACGAGGCCGCCAACCTGATGGCTGAACGTCAGGTGCGCCGTCTTCCTGTGGTGGAAAACGGTTCGATAACGGGTATGGTAGCCCTAGGTGATTTAGCCACCCAAAATATTTACCAAAATGAAGCAAGCCAAGCTTTAACCGAGATTTCCCAACCTGCGTCGCCTGTTTCTATTTAA
- a CDS encoding carbonic anhydrase, translated as MAQIVPINTREDIFPQYLNTPIGNLIEYHNFNKHFTKSDKKYDHAEILIGMCMDNRKRLNIPEKFAYVIRTGAGNLRTSEFKVSYAIAVGGVRAIALIGHNNCGMANLKSKKQKFIDGLVEVGWNRRAAEDHFENLAPMFEIGNEMDFLITETNRLRLRYPKILVAPMMYQLEDNRLYLLENDQQVSQPSGQSA; from the coding sequence ATGGCCCAGATTGTGCCAATAAACACAAGGGAGGATATATTTCCTCAGTATTTAAACACTCCCATTGGTAATCTAATTGAATATCACAACTTTAACAAGCACTTTACAAAGTCTGACAAAAAGTATGATCACGCAGAAATATTAATTGGTATGTGTATGGATAACCGCAAGCGCCTTAATATTCCGGAAAAATTTGCCTATGTAATACGCACAGGAGCAGGAAATTTACGTACCTCTGAATTCAAAGTATCCTATGCCATCGCCGTAGGAGGAGTTAGGGCCATTGCTTTAATTGGTCATAACAATTGCGGTATGGCTAATTTAAAATCCAAAAAGCAGAAGTTCATTGACGGGTTAGTTGAAGTGGGCTGGAACAGAAGAGCTGCCGAAGATCATTTTGAGAACCTTGCTCCAATGTTTGAGATTGGTAATGAAATGGATTTTCTTATAACGGAAACTAACAGACTGCGTTTAAGGTATCCTAAAATTTTGGTTGCGCCCATGATGTACCAACTGGAAGATAACCGTTTGTACTTATTAGAGAATGACCAACAAGTTTCGCAACCCAGTGGCCAATCAGCTTAA
- a CDS encoding DHA2 family efflux MFS transporter permease subunit has protein sequence MILVIGAFMAILDSSIVNVALPRFMTLFGSSADEIQWILTGYMLTSGVVVPITGYLGDRFGNKRMYIWSVAAFTIGSLLCGLAWSTNSLTIFRVIQAIGGGMIIPISMAMIYRIIPRQKIGMALGIWGIAAIMAPAIGPTLGGYLVDHFSWQWIFTINIPIGIAAIMLSIAYLEETPIQKNLKPDIPGILLSSVGCFALLLALSEGQDKGWTSQYIVTLLVLSAFTLILFVMWELQAPNPLIDIRLLNNPVLSASLLATCIATIGLFSAVFLIPIYAQNLLGYTPMETGLMMMPMALVTGFMMPISGKLFDKFGAFWLGIVGMSIVVGVTYYLHTLGLDTSYHHIQIILSIRAVGLGLATMPLTTAGMNTVPRFLVGRASALNNTVRQISGSMGIAYLTYVMLQRQAYHTAILTEGVSISSMAAVQAQGQMQSYLAANGMAGQAAAQGSLGIISGLIARQSFMTALDDTFVVSAIIIAFVLPMMFLLSKHRVEKERKRQEARYAHLFQGTSGVI, from the coding sequence ATGATCCTGGTAATCGGGGCCTTTATGGCGATTTTAGACAGCAGTATTGTCAACGTTGCACTGCCTCGTTTTATGACCCTCTTCGGTTCCTCGGCGGATGAAATTCAATGGATTCTGACCGGCTACATGCTAACCTCCGGAGTGGTGGTGCCCATTACCGGTTATCTGGGGGACCGATTTGGCAACAAGCGTATGTATATCTGGTCGGTGGCAGCCTTTACCATAGGGTCTTTGCTTTGCGGTCTGGCCTGGAGCACCAATTCTCTGACCATATTCCGGGTCATTCAGGCCATTGGCGGTGGTATGATTATTCCCATCAGTATGGCCATGATCTATCGTATTATTCCTCGGCAGAAGATAGGTATGGCTCTGGGGATCTGGGGTATTGCTGCCATTATGGCACCGGCCATTGGTCCTACCCTAGGGGGCTATCTGGTGGATCATTTCAGTTGGCAGTGGATCTTTACCATTAACATCCCCATTGGCATAGCCGCCATTATGTTGTCCATTGCATACCTGGAAGAAACACCGATACAAAAAAATCTGAAACCGGATATTCCTGGAATTTTATTGAGTTCAGTGGGCTGCTTTGCACTGCTGTTGGCCCTTAGTGAGGGACAGGATAAGGGATGGACCTCCCAGTATATTGTTACTTTACTGGTTCTATCGGCCTTTACGCTAATTCTCTTTGTCATGTGGGAGTTGCAAGCACCAAACCCGCTTATCGATATCCGGTTGTTGAATAATCCAGTCTTATCTGCCAGTTTGCTGGCCACTTGCATTGCCACCATTGGATTATTCTCGGCGGTTTTCTTAATCCCCATCTATGCTCAAAACCTGCTAGGTTATACTCCAATGGAAACAGGCTTAATGATGATGCCGATGGCCCTTGTAACCGGCTTCATGATGCCCATTAGCGGTAAGCTGTTTGATAAATTTGGTGCCTTTTGGCTTGGTATTGTCGGGATGTCCATTGTTGTGGGGGTAACCTATTACCTGCATACCCTTGGTCTGGATACAAGTTACCACCATATCCAGATCATATTATCCATCAGGGCTGTGGGTTTAGGCTTGGCCACTATGCCCCTGACCACAGCCGGCATGAATACAGTTCCTAGGTTTTTGGTGGGCAGGGCATCGGCCCTTAATAATACCGTAAGACAAATCTCTGGTTCAATGGGCATTGCCTATTTAACTTATGTCATGCTGCAACGCCAGGCCTACCACACAGCCATTCTAACTGAAGGAGTCAGTATAAGTTCAATGGCAGCTGTACAGGCCCAGGGGCAAATGCAAAGTTACCTAGCTGCCAACGGAATGGCTGGTCAGGCAGCGGCTCAGGGGTCTTTAGGGATCATTTCCGGCTTAATAGCTCGTCAGTCCTTCATGACTGCACTGGATGACACCTTTGTGGTTAGCGCCATTATTATTGCCTTTGTTTTACCTATGATGTTCCTGCTGAGCAAACACAGAGTGGAGAAAGAAAGAAAAAGACAGGAAGCAAGATATGCACATTTGTTTCAGGGAACCTCCGGCGTCATATAA
- a CDS encoding HlyD family secretion protein, whose translation MKKKKIYLVMLVMVIALAAVSYYYWYQNTHYVATEDARVDGNIIKVSPQLAGQIIELPIEEDQYLEKGEFVGRLSDVTLQLGANLDLTVIKAPISGTIIKKIAHVGEMAAPGVAMAVMADLKDLYITANIEENKLNKVKVGQIVEYTIDTFPGVQFKGKVLTIGNAANSLFSLLPQQNSGNTFTKVTQRIPVKISIEDYHNKRLLPGMNAVIKIHIQ comes from the coding sequence ATGAAAAAGAAAAAAATATACCTGGTCATGCTGGTGATGGTGATTGCCCTAGCCGCAGTTTCTTATTATTACTGGTACCAGAATACACACTACGTTGCCACAGAAGACGCCAGGGTGGATGGGAATATTATTAAAGTCAGCCCTCAGTTAGCAGGGCAGATTATCGAATTACCCATTGAAGAGGATCAGTATCTAGAAAAGGGTGAGTTTGTGGGCCGTCTGTCCGATGTAACCTTACAACTAGGTGCCAACCTCGATTTAACTGTAATCAAAGCACCCATAAGCGGCACTATCATTAAAAAGATTGCCCATGTGGGTGAGATGGCAGCCCCGGGTGTAGCAATGGCAGTCATGGCCGACTTAAAGGACCTCTACATTACTGCCAATATTGAGGAAAACAAATTGAACAAAGTAAAAGTGGGTCAGATAGTAGAGTACACCATTGATACTTTTCCCGGTGTTCAATTTAAAGGAAAGGTTTTGACCATTGGCAATGCGGCTAATTCTCTCTTTTCACTATTACCTCAGCAAAATTCCGGCAATACCTTTACCAAGGTAACCCAACGAATCCCCGTGAAGATCAGCATCGAGGATTACCACAACAAGCGTCTACTGCCTGGAATGAACGCAGTGATAAAAATTCATATTCAATAG
- a CDS encoding RDD family protein produces MNDVSYASPFERLIARIIDKVVITLPVYLWFGTQNNQRMLETIGGGILLVTIVLLNLLWDGQTVGKRVMKIKIDTANGDKLHLGHYLLREFSFTIYPVYLLTYPVIKTVWMFWMLTTMVLILMYGRGIHDMLARTMVVKTNGTLATTKELNKA; encoded by the coding sequence ATGAACGATGTTTCCTACGCCAGCCCCTTTGAACGATTAATTGCTCGCATTATTGATAAAGTTGTCATCACTCTGCCTGTTTATCTATGGTTTGGTACTCAAAATAATCAACGAATGCTTGAAACTATTGGCGGGGGTATCCTGCTGGTTACCATTGTCTTACTCAATTTGCTCTGGGATGGTCAAACGGTGGGTAAACGGGTAATGAAAATTAAGATTGATACTGCTAATGGAGATAAATTACACCTTGGCCACTACCTGCTGCGGGAATTTAGTTTTACTATTTACCCAGTTTACCTATTGACCTACCCGGTAATCAAAACCGTCTGGATGTTTTGGATGTTAACCACAATGGTACTAATTTTAATGTACGGCAGAGGTATTCATGACATGTTAGCCAGGACAATGGTTGTGAAAACCAATGGGACTTTGGCTACGACAAAAGAACTAAACAAAGCATAA
- a CDS encoding YaaR family protein, which produces MKILAISGNKQQAGQTRIPSAVVEGSKANQLFTKLLENEEKDYAHKQIKEMVEKIKVAGNKLKSAATEENISEYKEGIKDYLTFVLKNYHKLRHDRSVNYSTIYTRVEIINKEVEELTNNLLNEEKRNIDVVAEVDRITGLILDVYM; this is translated from the coding sequence GTGAAAATATTAGCTATTTCAGGAAATAAACAACAAGCTGGCCAAACCAGAATTCCTTCGGCTGTAGTGGAAGGTTCCAAGGCGAATCAGCTATTTACTAAATTGCTGGAGAATGAGGAAAAGGATTATGCCCACAAACAAATTAAAGAAATGGTGGAGAAAATAAAAGTTGCTGGGAATAAATTAAAATCCGCCGCTACGGAAGAGAATATTAGTGAATATAAAGAAGGTATTAAAGATTATCTTACCTTTGTTTTGAAGAATTATCACAAATTGCGCCATGACCGTAGTGTTAATTACAGTACAATCTATACCCGGGTAGAGATCATTAATAAAGAAGTAGAGGAACTAACAAACAATCTTCTAAACGAAGAAAAAAGAAATATTGATGTGGTGGCCGAAGTGGACCGTATTACCGGCCTGATCCTTGATGTTTATATGTAA
- a CDS encoding efflux RND transporter periplasmic adaptor subunit, with protein sequence MTRKKPRALTALLLLLVFLVGCNQSTDENTQVQKDEVQMTATAQKTLKDKQATMVISGKIEAVQSANLVSKVAGKVAAVHVDIGSTVKVGQLLVSLAAEDKAAEVEESATLVEKAQVEYDLALKTYQRGKELLASQAISQADYDNQYEGPYKRAEVGLKSAQATLKRKQISYEDMFIKAPFAGVITAKNINPGEMAGTQNALLSLVNLSQVVIKGTVGEKEINQLKNGQEVQAKVPAIPGKTFTGKISNIALAADSQTKAYPIKVQLDNPGYIMKPGMFAEIVINKK encoded by the coding sequence GTGACAAGAAAAAAACCGAGAGCGCTTACGGCCCTTTTACTGTTACTGGTATTTCTGGTTGGTTGTAACCAGTCAACGGATGAAAACACACAGGTACAGAAGGACGAAGTACAAATGACAGCCACTGCACAAAAAACGCTAAAAGATAAGCAGGCTACAATGGTCATAAGCGGAAAAATTGAGGCTGTTCAGTCAGCCAATCTGGTCAGTAAAGTAGCTGGCAAGGTTGCTGCAGTCCATGTGGACATCGGCAGTACGGTAAAGGTCGGCCAACTGCTGGTTAGCCTTGCCGCAGAAGATAAAGCCGCTGAAGTAGAAGAGTCCGCCACATTGGTGGAAAAAGCCCAGGTGGAATATGACTTGGCCCTAAAGACCTATCAAAGGGGCAAAGAACTCTTGGCATCCCAGGCTATATCCCAAGCGGATTACGATAACCAGTATGAAGGTCCCTATAAAAGGGCGGAGGTGGGACTAAAATCCGCCCAGGCTACTTTAAAGAGGAAACAAATCTCCTATGAGGATATGTTTATCAAAGCCCCCTTTGCAGGCGTTATTACTGCAAAGAACATTAATCCCGGAGAAATGGCGGGCACCCAAAATGCTCTCTTGTCTCTTGTAAACCTGAGCCAGGTAGTTATTAAGGGAACTGTTGGTGAAAAGGAAATCAATCAGTTAAAAAACGGACAAGAGGTACAAGCAAAAGTACCAGCTATCCCGGGTAAGACCTTTACCGGTAAGATTAGCAACATTGCTCTGGCTGCTGACTCCCAAACAAAGGCTTATCCCATAAAAGTTCAACTGGACAACCCTGGTTATATTATGAAACCCGGTATGTTTGCTGAGATTGTTATCAATAAAAAGTAG
- a CDS encoding flavodoxin family protein, whose product MKILGIVGSKRKKGNTSCLVQAALKSAEKEGAETELIFLGDYSIADCKGCEGCKKTYKCVIKDDMQKIYPLLLEADGIIMGSPTYFYNITADVKAFIDRCYSFEVFAEDDRSCWVGIGEALGTKYAAVIAVCEQHDEKYMGFTAEAMAKPLVDLGYRVVDTVKTIKAFGMGDVLKDENSLKQSERAGERLAKTIKLRKEIEVKLKAKPICY is encoded by the coding sequence ATGAAGATATTAGGTATTGTCGGGAGTAAGAGAAAGAAAGGAAATACTTCTTGCCTGGTTCAGGCTGCCCTTAAATCTGCCGAAAAAGAAGGAGCGGAGACGGAACTTATTTTTCTGGGGGATTACTCTATAGCTGACTGTAAAGGCTGTGAAGGATGCAAAAAAACTTATAAATGTGTCATAAAAGATGACATGCAAAAAATATATCCACTTCTTCTAGAGGCAGATGGTATTATTATGGGTTCCCCCACTTATTTCTATAATATCACAGCAGATGTTAAAGCTTTTATCGACCGATGCTATAGTTTTGAAGTTTTTGCTGAAGATGACCGATCCTGCTGGGTAGGCATTGGCGAGGCATTAGGTACAAAATATGCTGCGGTAATAGCTGTTTGCGAACAGCATGATGAAAAATACATGGGATTTACCGCTGAAGCCATGGCCAAACCCCTCGTTGATCTGGGATATAGGGTGGTAGATACCGTAAAAACTATTAAGGCCTTTGGTATGGGTGACGTATTAAAGGATGAAAATTCTCTGAAGCAATCCGAAAGGGCTGGGGAAAGGCTTGCCAAAACAATAAAGCTAAGAAAGGAAATAGAGGTAAAATTAAAGGCTAAGCCAATATGTTATTAA
- a CDS encoding LysM peptidoglycan-binding domain-containing protein, with protein sequence MRKINSRSIEGKTVSQIERDLRVKKSPSIDWKLVVGGVLFVVYLCMCWFLFRQTALANRLEQENLALKKQIQEQQQLLESKKTPIATPPVPAPSQKPQPRGNELLTYQIQKGDNFATISAKFYKTEAYADQLAKLNDLSGTLQIGQPVLVPRQPLETWKK encoded by the coding sequence TTGAGAAAGATTAACAGTCGATCCATTGAAGGCAAAACAGTGAGCCAGATTGAGCGGGATCTGCGTGTTAAAAAAAGTCCCTCTATTGATTGGAAATTAGTTGTGGGTGGGGTTCTGTTTGTGGTTTACCTCTGCATGTGTTGGTTTCTTTTCAGGCAAACAGCCCTGGCGAATCGGCTTGAACAAGAAAATCTTGCACTCAAGAAGCAGATTCAAGAACAACAGCAGTTACTGGAGTCTAAAAAAACACCGATAGCGACACCGCCGGTCCCAGCCCCTTCACAAAAGCCACAGCCCCGGGGAAATGAACTACTGACTTATCAGATTCAAAAGGGGGACAATTTTGCTACCATTTCCGCAAAGTTCTACAAAACAGAGGCCTATGCGGATCAGTTGGCTAAATTAAACGATCTCTCTGGCACGTTACAAATTGGACAACCAGTGCTGGTACCCCGGCAACCTTTAGAAACCTGGAAGAAATGA